Below is a genomic region from Streptomyces sp. RPA4-2.
TCGCGGATGACCCCGGCGGGGCCGAGCGCGAAGGCCCGCCGCAGCGCGGTGTACCCGCCGTGCGCCCGGTAGTCGTCCAGGTCGGCGGGGTCGGCCACGCCGACGCGGCCCAGCAGTATGAGGGAGGGGTCGCCGGCCTGTGGGAGGGCCCTCTCCGCGGGCGGTTCCTCGGCCGCCGAGCCGGGCGCGCTCGCCGTCAGCACGGCCCGCTCGACGGTGGCGGGCGCCGCCACGGCCGTCCGCACCGGATCGCCCGCCCTGACCGCGAGCGCGGCCGGGGCCCGCTCGCACAGGCCGAGGCAGGGGCCGCGCTGCACGGTCACCCCGCTGCCGGGGCCGAGCCGGGACTCGACCCCCTCGCACAGCTGCTGGGCCCCCGCCGCCATGCACGCCAGGTCCGTGCAGACGTGGAGCACGGTCGCCGGGCGCGGCTTCAGCGAGAACATCGCGTAGAAGGTCGCGACACCGTACGCCTCCGCCGGCGGTACGGTCAGCCGGCGGCACAGATAACCGAGCGCGCCCTCGCTGATCCAGCCGACCCGGTCGTTGACGGCGTGCAGCCCCGGCAGCAGCAGGTCCCGGCGCGCGCGGGCCTCGCGGCCACCGCGCGCCCACCTGAGGTCGGCGTCGGACCGGTCGGCGCCCTCCCACGAGGACTCCGGAGGACCGAGCAGCGCGTCGACGGCCGCCCGCTCCTCGTCCGTCGGCTTGCTGTCACCGAAGTGCAGATCCATGTCCCGCCTCAGCTCCTCACGGTCGCGACCGGCAGCTTGTCGATCCGGATCGCCGACGCCTTGAACTCCGCCGTCCCGGCGATCGGACAGTTCGCCTCGATCGTCAGCCGGTTGGTGTCCACGTCGTCGGGAAAGTGCATCGTCATGAACGCCAGCCCGGGGCGCAGCGCGGTGTCGACCCACACGGGTGCCAGGACGGAGCCCCGGCGTGAGGAGACCCTGACCTCCTCGCCCACCACGACCCCGTAGCGCTCCGCGTCCTCCGGACACAGCTCGACGTACTCGCCGCGCCGCAGCGGGGAAGCGAAACCGCCGCTCTGCACACCGGTGTTGTAGGAGTCGAGCCGCCGCCCGGTGGTGAGCCGGATCGGGTAGGTCTCGTCCGTCAGGTCCACCGGAGGGTCGTGCCGGACGAGCCCGAAGGGCGCGCGCCGGCCGCGCATGGCGGGGTCGTCTGCCCACAACCGGCCGTGCAGATAGGTCGGTTCGAGACGGGTGGGGTCCGGGCAGGGCCACTGGATGCCCTGCTCCTCCTCCAGGCGTGCGTACGTCATCCCGTAGTGGTCCGGGGAGAGCGAGCGCAGTTCGTTCCAGACGGCCTCGGAGTCGGCGTACCTCCACTCGTGTCCGAGGCGCGCGGCGAGGTCGCGGAGGATGTCGATGTCCTCCCGGGCCTCGCCGGGCGGGGTCACCGCCGCGCGCACCCGCTGGACGCGCCGTTCGCTGTTGGTGGTGGTGCCCTCGGTCTCCGCCCACCCGGCGGTCGCGGGCAGCACCACGTCGGCGAGTTCGGCCGTCCTGGTGAGGAAGATGTCCTGGACGACGAGGAAGTCGAGGGCGCGAAGCCGGCGGACGGCCTGCTCGCTGTCGGCCTCCGACTGCGCCGGGTTCTCGCCGATGCAGTAGACCGCCTTGAGAGTGCCCTCCTCCATCGCCTCGAACATCTCCGTCAGGTTCAGCCCGTAGTGCGGCTCGATGACGGTGTCCCAGGCGGACTCGAACTTCGTCCGCGCGTCGGGGTCGAGGATGTCCTGGAAGCCGGGGAGCCGGTTGGGGATGGCGCCCATGTCGCCACCGCCCTGGACGTTGTTCTGGCCGCGCAACGGTTGCAGCCCGGAGCCGTGGCGGCCCACGTGACCCGTCAGCAGGGACAGGTTGATCAACGCGCGGACGTTGTCGGTGCCGTTGTGGTGCTCGGTGATGCCGAGTGTCCAGCACAGCTGGACGCGTTCGGCGCGGGCGTACGCGTGGGCCAACTCCCTGATCGCGGAGGCCGGTACGCCCGTGACCTTCTCCGCGAGGGACAGCGTCCAGGGTTCGACGAGCCGCTCGTACTGCTCGAACCCGCTGGTCGCCCGTCGGACGAAGGCGTGGTTGGCGAGGCCCGCGTGGATGATCTCGCGGCCGATCGCGTGCGCCATCGGGATGTCGGTGCCGACGTTCAGACCGAGCCAGCCCTCCGCCCACTCGGCCGTCGACGTGCGGCGCGGGTCGACCGCGTACATCCGGGCGCCGTTCCTGATCCCCTTCAGCACGTGCTGGAAGAAGATGGGGTGCGCGAAGCGGGCGTTGGAGCCCCACATCACCACGAGGTCGGTCTCCTCGACCTCCGCGTACGAGGAGGTCCCGCCGCCCGAGCCGAAGGCGGCCGAGAGACCGGCGACGCTCGGGGCGTGACAGGTGCGGTTGCAGGAGTCGACGTTGTTGGTGCCCATGACGACCCGCGCGAACTTCTGGGCCACGTAGTTCATCTCGTTGGTCGCGCGGGCGCAGGAGAACAGGCCGAACGCGCCGCGCGCGGCTCGCAGCCCCGCGGCCGCGCGGCTCAGGGCCTCGTCCCAGCCGGCCTGCCGGAAGGGTTCGTCGCGGCTGTCCCGCACCAGCGGATGCGTGAGCCGTGTGTAGATCCTCGGGTCGCGTTTCTTCCTCATGCGGCGGTCCTCGATGCGAGCAGATCCGAAAGGGCGTGCACGGTACGGAGGGTGGGGACCGGGACCGCGGTGATCTCCGCCAGTTCCACGACGGCCGCGAGCAGCACGTCGAGTTCGAGCGGCTTGCCGCGTTCCAGGTCCTGCAGGGTGGAGGTGCGGTGGTCGCCGACGCGTTCGGCGCCGGCCAGCCGGCGTTCGATGGAGACGCCGACCTCGCAGCCGAGGGCCTCGGCGACGGCGAGGGTCTCCGCCATCATGATCTCGATGACCTCGCGGGTCCCGCCGTGCAGGCACATCTGCCGCATGGTCGCCCGGGAGAGCGCGCTGATGGGGTTGAAGGAGATGTTGCCGAGCAGCTTGAGCCAGATGTCGTTGCGCAGGTCCGGCTCGACGGGGCACTTGAGCCCGCCCGCCCGCATGGCCTCGCTGAACGTCCGGCAGCGGGCGGAGAGCGAGCGGTCGGGCTCGCCGATGGAGAACCGGGTGCCCTCCAGGTGGCGGACGACTCCGGGTCCTTCCAGTTCCGTCGCCGCGTACACCACGCATCCGACGGCCCGTTCGGGCGCGAGCACCGCGCTGACCGCGCCGCCGGGGTCCACGCTCTGCACACGGTGGCCGTCGTGCGGGCCGCCGTGCCGGTGGAAGTACCACCAGGGGATGCCGTTCTGCGCGGCGATCACCGCCGTGTCCCGGTGCAGCAGGGGCTCGATCAGCGGCCCGCACGCCGCGTACGAGTTGGCTTTCAGACCGAGGAAGACGTAGTCGACGGGCCCGACCTCGGCCGGGTCGTCGGTGGCGTGGGCGCGCGCGGTGAAGTCGCCGCGCGGGCTGTGTACCTGGACTCCGTGCCGCCTCATGGCCGCCAGATGCGGTCCACGGGCGATGAGATGCACATCGGCGCCTGCGCGGTGCAGCGCGGCCCCGACATAGGCGCCGATCGCACCGGCGCCGAGAACGGCGACTTTCACTGTGGCTCGCTCCGTTCGGTCGAGGGTACCGAGGAACTGCCGAACTCTGTCGACGAAATATTGTCTACAGTATGGAACTTGGGGCGGCAAGGCTTCGCGCAGCACCCGGAGCGGCCGTGACCTCGTGGACAGCGGCCCCGCTCCGATGCCCCGCTGGTGGAAGTCCCGGACGTCCCGCTAGAATTCCGGCCGTCACCAAAGCCTTCTCGGCGCGGACCGCGATCCGCCGGAAGGCTTTTTTCATGCCCGGGACCGGCCCGCACCGGCGGCAAGTGCCGCCACGGGCCGACCCGCTGCGAAGGCGGTGGCAGCCCCGCCGACCGGGCCGAACGGCCTGCGCCGACCACGGCGGTTCCGAATGTCCGGCCCCGCAGGAGGAGATCCATGTCATGAGCGCACGAACGAACGCCCCCGCATCCACGCGTACGTGGCGACTCGGTGACCTCACCGTCAACCGTGTCGGGTTCGGCGCGATGCGCCTGACCGGGACCGCGCCCTTCGACGGCGGCGTGCCGCGCGACCGCGAGCGGTCGATCGGCGTGCTCCGGCGGGCGGTCGAGCTCGGTGTGAACCACATCGACACCGCCGCGTTCTACTTCTCGGCGACGCGCTCCGCCAACGAGCTGATCAACCGGGCGCTGGCGCCGTACCCGGAGGACCTGGTCATCGCCACCAAGGTCTGGCCGGCCCGCGATCCCTCGGGCGCCTGGTGGTGGGCCACGCCGGCGCAGTTGCGCGGCCAGGTCGAGGAGAACCTGCGCCAACTCGGCCGCGACCACCTGGACGTGGTGAACCTGCGCGTACCGCCGAGCCGGCGCGACGGCTCGATCGGCGAGCACTTCGGCGCGCTGGCCGAACTGCGCGAGGCCGGAATGATCCGCCACCTCGGTGTCTCCCACGTCACGTCCCGGCAACTGGCCGAGGCCCGGGCCATCGCTCCGGTCGTGTGCGTGCAGAACCCCTACGGGATCGGTGCGCCGAGCGAGGACAGGTCCCTCCTGCGGCACTGCGGTGAACTCGGCGTCGCCTTCGTCCCGTTCTTCGCGATCGCCGGTTCCGGACGCGAGGCGGGTCCGGCCGCCCGTGACAGCGAGACGGTGTACGCCGTCGCCCGCGCGCACGAGGTGTCCGTCGCGCAGATCCGGCTGGCCTGGACCCTGCGGCAGGGGCCGCACGTGCTGGCGATCCCGGGCACCGGCGACCCGGACCACCTCGAACAGAACATGGCTGCGGGGAACCTGCGCCTCTCGGACGACGAGTCGGCACGCCTCGGCTCACTGGGACGGTGACGCGCCGCGACCCCATCGGTTCTGTCGGGCAACCCGGGTGAACCTGCCTCTGCCGCCCCACTGTCGACCGGCATGCCGAGGCCGCCCCCGGCCGTCGGCCAGGTGCCCGTGGACGGTGCCGGCACCATGCCCGCCGTGCGCCGCGCACCGACAGGCCGGCGATGAACCTCGCCCAATCCGTGCCTGGTTGGGGCCCTGGGGGCCTCGCGAGAATCGAGCCCTGGCGGGGCGGAAGCTCCCGCCGCATCCACACGATTCGGAGTGATCGAAAGTGTCCGAGAAGAAGATCATCGCGGTGGTCGGGGCGACAGGTGCCCAGGGCGGCGGACTGGCGCGCGCCATCCTGGCCGAACAGGACGGACCGTTCACGGTCCGCGCGATCACCCGCGGCGCGGGGTCGGACAAGGCGCGCGCACTGGCCGAACTCGGCGCCGAGGTGGTCGAGGCCGACCTCGGCGACAGGGCGAGCGTGCGCCAGGCGTTCGACGGCGCGTACGGCGCGTACGTGGTGACGAACTACTGGGAGGGCATGTCAGCGGAGACGGAGCTGGCCCAGGCCGACAACGCGGCGCGGGCCGCGAAGGACGCCGGACTGCGGCATGTCATCTGGTCGACGCTGGAGGACACCCGCGCCCACCTCCCGGTCACCGACACACGGGTGCCCGTACTCGAAGGGTCCTACACCGTCCCGCACTTCGACGCCAAGGCCGAGGCGGACCGGTTCTTCGTCGACCTCGGCGTGCCGACGACGTTGCTGCGCACCACCTTCTACTGGGAGGCGTTCCTGCAGGGCTTCGCCCCCAGCCGCGACGACTCCGGCCACCTGGTACTGAGTCTGCCGATGGGCGACAGCGCGCTGGCCGGGATCGCCGTCGAGGACATCGGCGCGGTCGCACTGGGGATCTTCGCCCGGGGCGAGGAGTTCGTCGGGGAGACGGTCGCCATCGCCGGTGAGCATCTGACGGGCAAGCAGCTGGCCGCGGCGTTCGCCGAGCTGTACGGCGAGCCGGTGGCCTACCGGCCGCTCACCCACGACCGGTTCCGCGCACTGGGCATTCCCGCCGCCGCGGAGATAGGCAACATGTTCCAGTACTACACCGAGGCGGCCGACGCCTTCACCGGCGCCCGCGACCTGAGGCTCGTCCGCGACCTGCACCCCGGACTGCGGAGCTTCCGGGACTGGCTGACCGCCCACAAGGACGCCCTCACCGCGGGCTGACACCAACCGTGCTCACGCCGATGCCGTGACCGGCCACGCCGCCGCGCTCGTGCTCGCGAAGCGCGCCGGTGTGCGGGCCCTCCCCGGGGCGCGCGGCGGAGCGGACGCGGCCCGCGCGGTCGCCGACGTCCGGATCATCCACGCCCAGTGTGTACCTGGCACCGTCCGCGGCGAAGGCAATACTGGGTGACATGGACCGCACCGAGCTGGCCGACTTCCTGCGCAGCATGCGGGAGCGGCTGCAACCCCAGCACGTCGGCCTGCCGGCCGGCACGTCCCGACGCACACCCGGGCTGCGCCGCGAGGAGGTGGCCCGGCTCGCGCACATCTCCGTCGAGTACTACGCGCGCCTGGAACAGGCTCGCGGGTCCAGCCCCTCCCGACGGGTCCTGAGCGAACTGGCCCGCGCCCTGCGCCTCGGCACGGACGAACGCGTCCACCTCTTCGCACTCGCCGGCGTCGCCCCGGAGCCGCCGGCCGGGCCGCGCTCGGACGTGCCGGAGACGGTTCTGAACCTGCTGGAGCACATGACCGAGATCGCGGCGCTGGTCGTCAACGCCCGCTACGACGTCATCGCTTGGAACCCGCTGGCCACCGCGCTCTTCGAGGACTTCTCCGCCGTGCCCCCGGCCCGGCGCAATCTCATCCACCGCCATTTCCTCCACCCCGATCCCGCCGGCCGGCACTACGGCATGACCGGTGCGGAGGAGTTCGGCAGGCTGGCGGTCGGCCAGTTGCGCGCCGCCGCGGGCCGTTACCCCGACGACCCGCGGATCGCCACCATGGTCACCACACTGCGCGAGCACAGCGCCGAGTTCGCCGAGTTGTGGGACCACCATCACGTCGAAAGCGGCGCCCATCACCGAAAGACCATGCACCACCCCTTGGTCGGCACGCTGCAGCTCAACTGCGACACCCTCGCCGTTCCCCAACGCGACCAGTTCCTCGTCTGCCTCACCGCCGAACGCGGCAGCTCCTCCCACGACGCGCTCCGGCTGCTCTCCGTCGTCGGCACCCAGGACATGAGCGTGACCGAGGAGCGTGGCCCGTCGTGACGGCCGTACGGCCCGCACCCCGGGCGCCCTGATGGTCCGGTTCCGGCCGCCGCGCGCTCCCGAACGACCGTTCGTCGCACGATGGATACCGTTCACCGCATACGGTCGACGAGTTGATGCCGGACGGCTTCCCAACCGGACAACCGCTTCCTATCGTCCGGGATCATGAGTCCCCCTGTCGCGCCACCCGGCTGGAGCCGCTGGCTCGTCCCGCCCGCCGCCCTGTCGGTCCACCTCTCCATCGGCCAGGCGTACGCCTGGAGCGTCTTCAAGCCACCGCTCGAATCCGCGCTCGGCCTCAGCGGCACCCAGAGCGCGCTGCCCTTCCAGCTCGCCATCGTCATGCTCGGGCTGTCCGCCGCGTTCGGCGGCACCCTGGTGGAGCGCAACGGACCGCGCTGGGCGATGACCGTAGCCCTGGTCTGCTTCTCCACCGGCTTCCTGATCGCCTCGCTCGGCGCCGCCACCGAGCAGTACTGGCTGATCGTGTTCGGTTACGGCTTCGTCGGTGGGATCGGCCTGGGCATCGGCTACATCTCACCCGTCTCGACCCTGATCAAGTGGTTCCCGGAACGGCCGGGCATGGCCACCGGCATCGCGATCATGGGCTTCGGCGGCGGCGCGCTGATCGCCTCGCCGTGGTCCGCGCAGATGCTGAAGTCCTTCGGCTCCGACTCCTCCGGCATCGCCCTCGCCTTCCTCGTGCACGGGCTGTCGTACGCCGTCTTCATGACACTCGGCGTGCTGCTGGTGCGGGTGCCGCGCAGCGAGAAGCCGGTCGAGGCCCGCCCCGGTCCCCTCGACGGGGTACAGGTCTCGGCGAAGAACGCCGTGCGCACCCCGCAGTTCTGGTGCCTGTGGCTCGTGCTGTGCATGAACGTGACCGCGGGCATCGGCATCCTGGAGAAGGCCGCCCCCATGATCACCGACTTCTTCGCGGACACCTCCACCCCGGTGTCGGTGTCGGCCGCCGCGGGCTTCGTGGCGCTGCTCTCCGCCGCGAACATGGCGGGCCGGATCGGCTGGTCCTCCACGTCCGACCTGATCGGGCGCAAGAACATCTACCGCGTCTACCTCGGCGTGGGCGCGCTGATGTACCTGCTGATCTCGCAGTTCGGGGACTCCTCCAAGCCCCTGTTCATCATCTGCGCGCTGGTGATCCTCTCCTTCTACGGGGGTGGCTTCGCGACCGTCCCCGCGTACCTCAAGGACCTCTTCGGCACCTACCAGGTCGGAGCGATCCACGGCCGGCTGCTCACCGCCTGGTCCACGGCCGGTGTCCTCGGCCCGCTGATCGTCAACTGGATAGCGGACCGGCAGAAGGACGCGGGCAAGCACGGCGCCGCGCTCTACGACACCTCGTTCCTGATCATGATCGGGCTGCTGGTCGTCGGCTTCGTCGCCAACGAGCTGATCCGCCCGGTCCACGTCCGCCACCACATCCCCGCACCGAGGGAGGCAGCCGATGACGACTCCGTCCAGTCCCAGCAGTCCGCCTGACCGGCGTCCCCTGATCGCCTTCTCCTGGCTCTGGGTGGGCGCACCGCTCTGTTACGGCCTCTACGAGCTCGTTCTCAAGGTCAAACAGCTGTTCACGGCGTGAGACCCGGGCGTCTGTGCGGACCGTGCTCGCGCGTCCGAGGGTCTGACAGAAGCCGACAAGCCTGGCGTCGCTTTCCTGTGGCATCACCTGACGTCGTACCCATGGGTCACTGATCAGACTGGAGGATCTCGCTACCCAAGGCAACGAGGGAGACCCCCCATGAACGGCTCACGCATCGCGGCCGTCGGCCACTACCAGCCCGCCAAGGTTCTCACCAACGAGGACCTGGCGGGCCTGGTCGACACCAGTGACGAGTGGATCATGAGCCGGGTGGGCATCCGTACGCGCCACATCGCCGGACCCGACGAACCCGTCGACGAGCTGGCCGGGCACGCCGCCGCCAAGGCGCTCGCCGCCGCCGGACTGGCCCCCGCCGACATCGACCTCGTGCTGGTCGCCACCTCGACGGCCGTCGACCGCTCCCCGAACATGGCCGCCCGGGTCGCGCACCGCCTGGGCATCCCGTCTCCCGCGGCGATGGACGTCAACGTGGTCTGCGCGGGCTTCACCCACGCGCTCGCCACGGCCGACCACGCCGTGCGCGCGGGGGCGGCGACCCGGGCCCTGGTCATCGGCGCGGACAAGATGTCGGATGTGACGGACTGGACCGACCGCACGACCTGCGTCCTGGTCGGGGACGGCGCGGGAGCCGCCGTGGTCGAGGCCGCGGCGCCGGGCGACGAGCCGGGGATCGGGCCGGTGCTGTGGGGCTCGGTGCCCGAGATGGGGCACGCCGTACGCATCGAGGGCACCCCGGCGCGCTTCGCGCAGGAGGGCCAGAGCGTCTACCGCTGGGCGACGACCCGGCTCCCGGCGATCGCCCGGCAGGCCTGCGAGCGGGCCGGCCTCACGCCCGAGGAACTCGCCGGAGTCGTCCTTCACCAGGCGAACCTGCGCATCATCGAACCCCTCGCGCAGAAGATCGGCGCCGTGAACGCGGTGGTCGCGCGCGATGTCGTGGACTCCGGGAACACCTCCGCCGCCAGCATCCCGCTCGCCTTCTCGAAGCTCGTCGAACGCGGTGAGATCGGCACGGGCGACCCCGTGCTCCTCTTCGGCTTCGGCGGCAACCTGTCCTACGCGGGCCAGGTCGTCCGCTGTCCCTGAACCCCGTGACCTGCGGCGCGGGACCGATGTGACGCGCTCGACCGCACCGACCCCTGGCTTTTGTGCGCCGTAGACTGTAGACGAAAGACAATTGATACTGGCTTTCCGAAGAATCTGGCTCACCGGTGACCGCGGCGTCCGGCGACGGACACGTTCCGGCGACGGAATCTCCTCCGAGGCGGAGATGTCTCCGAGCGGGGCGTGTCTCCGAGCGGGACATGTCTCCGAGAAGGAGATGTCTCCGAGAAGGGGACGTTCCGGCCGCTGTGCCACCGCTGCCCAGGAGGGGGACCGCGATGTTGTCGACAGGACTGCCGCAGGGGGCGGTGCCCAGGCTGGAGCGGCCCGGCCCGCTGCGTGACCGTGTCTACGAGGCACTGCTCGAACTCATCACGACACGCGCCCTCCAGCCCGGCCAGCACCTGGTCGAGAGCGAACTCGCCGGACACCTCGGCGTCTCCCGGCAGCCCGTACGCGAGGCGTTGCAGCGGCTGAACACGGAGGGGTGGGTCGATCTGCGGCCCGCCCAGGGCGCGTTCGTGCACGAGCCGACGGAGGAGGAGGCCGACCAGCTCCTCACGGTCCGTACGCTCCTGGAGGCGGAGGCCGCGCGGCTCGCCGCCGCCAACACGGGCTCCGCCGGCATCACCGCCCTGGAGGAGCTGTGCGCCGAGGGGGAGCGTGCGGTCGCCGCCGACGACGTGGACGGCGCGGTCGCGATCAACGCCCGCTTCCACGCGAAGGTCATGGAGCTGGCCGGGAACGCGGTCCTCGCCGAACTGGCCGCCCAGGTCGACCGCCGGGTGCGCTGGTACTACACGCCGGTCGCCCGGCAGCGCGGCGGACAGTCCTGGATCGAGCACCGCGACCTCATCGCGGCCATCGCCGACCGCGACGAGCCCCGCGCCACCCAGGTCATGCGCGAACACACCGAGCACACGCGCAAGACGTACCACGAGCGCGAGAAGTAGCCGGACCCCTCACACCGGTTCTGAACGCCGACGCCCACCGGGACCAGCGCCTGGGGCGTGCCAGGCGTCGCGAAGCAGACGGGACTTTCGCAACACGCCCTGGTCCCGCACGTCCCGCTCTTTGTCCTCTCAGTGGCGAAAGTTGACGGCAATCTCTGCGCGACTTCTTCCCACACCCGGCAGCCACTGCTACGTTCCCCTCGAAAGCAAGCCACGGCGATGTGGCCAAATCCCGTTGGACACAGGCCGATCGAGGCGGGGAGGGGCTCGTGAGACGTATGACGGCTCGACCCGCGAACGCGCACCAGGCGCGGCTGCTGCGCCTGTTGCGAGACGGCGGTCCCAACTCCCGTGCCCAACTCGGTGACCAGGTCGACCTCTCCCGGTCGAAACTGGCCGTCGAGGTGGAACGGCTCCTGGAGACCGGGCTCGTCGTCGCCGACGGACTCGCCGCATCCCGCGGTGGCCGCCGCTCCCACAACATCCGGCTCGCCCCGGCGCTGCGCTTCCTCGGCGTCGACATCGGGGCGACCTCGATCGACGTCGCGGTCACCAACGCCGAACTGGAAGTGCTCGGGCACCTCAACCAGCCCATGGACGTCCGTGAGGGCCCGGTCGCGGTGTTCGAGCAGGTGCTCGCCATGGCGGCCAAGCTGAGGTCCTCCGGGCTCGCGGAGGGATTCGACGGCGCCGGGATCGGCGTCCCGGGTCCGGTCCGCTTCCCCGAGGGCGTCCCGGTCGCACCGCCGATCATGCCGGGCTGGGACGGCTTCCCGGTCCGCGAGGCGCTCAGCCAGGATCTCGGCTGCCCCGTCATGGTCGACAACGACGTGAACCTGATGGCGATGGGGGAGCAGCACGCGGGCGTCGCACGCTCCGTGGGCGACTTCCTCTGCGTCAAGATCGGTACCGGTATCGGCTGCGGCATCGTCGTCGGCGGAGAGGTCTACCGCGGGACGACGGGCAGCGCCGGCGACATCGGGCACATCCAGGCGGTGCCGGACGGGCGCCCGTGCGCCTGCGGGAACCGCGGCTGCCTGGAGGCCCACTTCAGCGGTGCCGCACTCGCCCGGGACGCCACGGACGCCGCTCAGCAGGGACTCTCGGCGGAACTCGCCGCCCGGCTGGACGCGGCGGGCGCTCTCACCGC
It encodes:
- a CDS encoding molybdopterin oxidoreductase family protein gives rise to the protein MRKKRDPRIYTRLTHPLVRDSRDEPFRQAGWDEALSRAAAGLRAARGAFGLFSCARATNEMNYVAQKFARVVMGTNNVDSCNRTCHAPSVAGLSAAFGSGGGTSSYAEVEETDLVVMWGSNARFAHPIFFQHVLKGIRNGARMYAVDPRRTSTAEWAEGWLGLNVGTDIPMAHAIGREIIHAGLANHAFVRRATSGFEQYERLVEPWTLSLAEKVTGVPASAIRELAHAYARAERVQLCWTLGITEHHNGTDNVRALINLSLLTGHVGRHGSGLQPLRGQNNVQGGGDMGAIPNRLPGFQDILDPDARTKFESAWDTVIEPHYGLNLTEMFEAMEEGTLKAVYCIGENPAQSEADSEQAVRRLRALDFLVVQDIFLTRTAELADVVLPATAGWAETEGTTTNSERRVQRVRAAVTPPGEAREDIDILRDLAARLGHEWRYADSEAVWNELRSLSPDHYGMTYARLEEEQGIQWPCPDPTRLEPTYLHGRLWADDPAMRGRRAPFGLVRHDPPVDLTDETYPIRLTTGRRLDSYNTGVQSGGFASPLRRGEYVELCPEDAERYGVVVGEEVRVSSRRGSVLAPVWVDTALRPGLAFMTMHFPDDVDTNRLTIEANCPIAGTAEFKASAIRIDKLPVATVRS
- a CDS encoding 2-dehydropantoate 2-reductase, coding for MKVAVLGAGAIGAYVGAALHRAGADVHLIARGPHLAAMRRHGVQVHSPRGDFTARAHATDDPAEVGPVDYVFLGLKANSYAACGPLIEPLLHRDTAVIAAQNGIPWWYFHRHGGPHDGHRVQSVDPGGAVSAVLAPERAVGCVVYAATELEGPGVVRHLEGTRFSIGEPDRSLSARCRTFSEAMRAGGLKCPVEPDLRNDIWLKLLGNISFNPISALSRATMRQMCLHGGTREVIEIMMAETLAVAEALGCEVGVSIERRLAGAERVGDHRTSTLQDLERGKPLELDVLLAAVVELAEITAVPVPTLRTVHALSDLLASRTAA
- a CDS encoding aldo/keto reductase, producing the protein MSARTNAPASTRTWRLGDLTVNRVGFGAMRLTGTAPFDGGVPRDRERSIGVLRRAVELGVNHIDTAAFYFSATRSANELINRALAPYPEDLVIATKVWPARDPSGAWWWATPAQLRGQVEENLRQLGRDHLDVVNLRVPPSRRDGSIGEHFGALAELREAGMIRHLGVSHVTSRQLAEARAIAPVVCVQNPYGIGAPSEDRSLLRHCGELGVAFVPFFAIAGSGREAGPAARDSETVYAVARAHEVSVAQIRLAWTLRQGPHVLAIPGTGDPDHLEQNMAAGNLRLSDDESARLGSLGR
- a CDS encoding NmrA/HSCARG family protein — translated: MSEKKIIAVVGATGAQGGGLARAILAEQDGPFTVRAITRGAGSDKARALAELGAEVVEADLGDRASVRQAFDGAYGAYVVTNYWEGMSAETELAQADNAARAAKDAGLRHVIWSTLEDTRAHLPVTDTRVPVLEGSYTVPHFDAKAEADRFFVDLGVPTTLLRTTFYWEAFLQGFAPSRDDSGHLVLSLPMGDSALAGIAVEDIGAVALGIFARGEEFVGETVAIAGEHLTGKQLAAAFAELYGEPVAYRPLTHDRFRALGIPAAAEIGNMFQYYTEAADAFTGARDLRLVRDLHPGLRSFRDWLTAHKDALTAG
- a CDS encoding helix-turn-helix transcriptional regulator, translated to MDRTELADFLRSMRERLQPQHVGLPAGTSRRTPGLRREEVARLAHISVEYYARLEQARGSSPSRRVLSELARALRLGTDERVHLFALAGVAPEPPAGPRSDVPETVLNLLEHMTEIAALVVNARYDVIAWNPLATALFEDFSAVPPARRNLIHRHFLHPDPAGRHYGMTGAEEFGRLAVGQLRAAAGRYPDDPRIATMVTTLREHSAEFAELWDHHHVESGAHHRKTMHHPLVGTLQLNCDTLAVPQRDQFLVCLTAERGSSSHDALRLLSVVGTQDMSVTEERGPS
- a CDS encoding OFA family MFS transporter; the protein is MSPPVAPPGWSRWLVPPAALSVHLSIGQAYAWSVFKPPLESALGLSGTQSALPFQLAIVMLGLSAAFGGTLVERNGPRWAMTVALVCFSTGFLIASLGAATEQYWLIVFGYGFVGGIGLGIGYISPVSTLIKWFPERPGMATGIAIMGFGGGALIASPWSAQMLKSFGSDSSGIALAFLVHGLSYAVFMTLGVLLVRVPRSEKPVEARPGPLDGVQVSAKNAVRTPQFWCLWLVLCMNVTAGIGILEKAAPMITDFFADTSTPVSVSAAAGFVALLSAANMAGRIGWSSTSDLIGRKNIYRVYLGVGALMYLLISQFGDSSKPLFIICALVILSFYGGGFATVPAYLKDLFGTYQVGAIHGRLLTAWSTAGVLGPLIVNWIADRQKDAGKHGAALYDTSFLIMIGLLVVGFVANELIRPVHVRHHIPAPREAADDDSVQSQQSA
- a CDS encoding beta-ketoacyl-ACP synthase III is translated as MNGSRIAAVGHYQPAKVLTNEDLAGLVDTSDEWIMSRVGIRTRHIAGPDEPVDELAGHAAAKALAAAGLAPADIDLVLVATSTAVDRSPNMAARVAHRLGIPSPAAMDVNVVCAGFTHALATADHAVRAGAATRALVIGADKMSDVTDWTDRTTCVLVGDGAGAAVVEAAAPGDEPGIGPVLWGSVPEMGHAVRIEGTPARFAQEGQSVYRWATTRLPAIARQACERAGLTPEELAGVVLHQANLRIIEPLAQKIGAVNAVVARDVVDSGNTSAASIPLAFSKLVERGEIGTGDPVLLFGFGGNLSYAGQVVRCP
- a CDS encoding GntR family transcriptional regulator, which gives rise to MLSTGLPQGAVPRLERPGPLRDRVYEALLELITTRALQPGQHLVESELAGHLGVSRQPVREALQRLNTEGWVDLRPAQGAFVHEPTEEEADQLLTVRTLLEAEAARLAAANTGSAGITALEELCAEGERAVAADDVDGAVAINARFHAKVMELAGNAVLAELAAQVDRRVRWYYTPVARQRGGQSWIEHRDLIAAIADRDEPRATQVMREHTEHTRKTYHEREK
- a CDS encoding ROK family transcriptional regulator, with amino-acid sequence MTARPANAHQARLLRLLRDGGPNSRAQLGDQVDLSRSKLAVEVERLLETGLVVADGLAASRGGRRSHNIRLAPALRFLGVDIGATSIDVAVTNAELEVLGHLNQPMDVREGPVAVFEQVLAMAAKLRSSGLAEGFDGAGIGVPGPVRFPEGVPVAPPIMPGWDGFPVREALSQDLGCPVMVDNDVNLMAMGEQHAGVARSVGDFLCVKIGTGIGCGIVVGGEVYRGTTGSAGDIGHIQAVPDGRPCACGNRGCLEAHFSGAALARDATDAAQQGLSAELAARLDAAGALTAVDVAAAAAAGDATALDLIREGGNRTGQVLAALVSFFNPGLVVIGGGVTGLGHTLLAAIRTQVYRQSLPLATGNLPIVLGELGPAAGVIGAARLISDHLFSPA